In one Solanum lycopersicum chromosome 11, SLM_r2.1 genomic region, the following are encoded:
- the LOC543764 gene encoding glucan endo-1,3-beta-glucosidase, acidic, which translates to MMANFPFFVFVGMLVLTYLQIIDAQGIGVCYGKNGNDLPSTIDVVSLYLANNITKMKTYDPINETLPALKGSEIEVILDIPNSQLQSLGDPQQADSWVTSNVVNYVQQVKIKYINVGNEVSPVNNGTSQFVPFLLPALTNVQQSITKSGLQDQVKVTTAIETGLLATTYPPSESAFREDTIGFIKPIIELLKQNNAPLQANIYPYFGYIGDPAHVTLPYALFTQEQPDPSGYTNLFDAMLDSVYYAIDKAIGENNIEIVVSESGWPSEGGLGATVENAATFYTKLIEHAKSNNGTLHRPGKPIQTYLFAMFDENLKIGAETEKHFGVFHPNKTQKYNITF; encoded by the exons ATGATGGCTAATTTCCCCTTCTTTGTATTTGTTGGTATGTTAGTATTGACATATCTTCAAATAATAG ATGCACAAGGTATTGGAGTCTGCTATGGGAAGAACGGAAACGACTTACCATCAACTATAGATGTTGTATCTCTTTACTTAGCTAATAATATAACCAAGATGAAAACCTATGATCCAATAAATGAAACACTACCTGCTCTTAAGGGAAGTGAAATTGAAGTGATTCTTGATATTCCCAATAGCCAACTTCAATCCTTAGGAGATCCACAACAGGCTGACAGTTGGGTAACTAGCAATGTTGTGAACTATGTCCAACAagtcaaaatcaaatatataaatgttgGTAATGAAGTCAGCCCTGTAAATAATGGAACATCTCAATTTGTTCCCTTCCTTCTCCCTGCCTTGACAAACGTGCAACAATCGATAACCAAATCCGGTCTACAAGATCAAGTAAAGGTCACAACGGCTATAGAAACCGGTCTATTGGCTACTACATATCCACCATCTGAATCAGCATTTCGCGAGGACACAATAGGCTTCATCAAACCGATTATTGAGTTGTTGAAACAGAACAACGCGCCTTTGCAAGCAAATATTTATCCTTACTTTGGTTACATTGGTGATCCTGCACATGTTACACTCCCTTATGCACTATTTACACAAGAACAACCCGATCCATCCGGATATACTAATCTATTTGACGCTATGTTGGATTCAGTTTACTATGCAATTGACAAAGCTATCGGTGAAAATAACATTGAGATTGTTGTATCGGAAAGTGGATGGCCATCCGAGGGGGGTCTTGGAGCAACTGTGGAAAATGCTGCAACTTTTTATACGAAATTGATTGAACATGCGAAGTCAAATAATGGAACTTTACACAGGCCAGGAAAACCTATACAAACTTATTTATTCGCCatgtttgatgaaaatttgaagaTAGGTGCAGAGACTGAGAAACATTTTGGAGTGTTTCATCCTAATAAAACACAAAAGTATAATATCACTTTCTAG